The following are from one region of the Hydrogenimonas sp. SS33 genome:
- a CDS encoding Hpt domain-containing protein, with translation MLIYKNDGTLHCISEKTLKLAGYRDVTEFLEDHKDFSELFVKKPGYIYNFENFSWLSFLRNANPEQKRVLIATRDNATYECELDMERVLPTEFDENTPEFYFQIEFKNLRLVSGSAAAAEESAEEPAFGEVDLDRDLIDRAYETFEGAEAAPADTKPSFTKETPAEASESVTFKTPVPETVREEPPLFEAFEEEPAETTALSFDAETTQAAPETPEPAAVKNFDEPLDLVDFSLENEEERKEESEEKPEEAPALSLDDAFAALGTPQQSREEAQPAVETPSAAPGKEAAPPAGEKEIPAELPDTRRVAGILGLPETMVKAFVKEFVETYYTDLQESEAALESGHLHLVKNEAIKLKGIAANLMMEPLVATLEEILSARGKEAITSKWREVGEYMQALARVYAPEHAVPEKPAETPQPETTQAPETAEAPETSAPAPEEESAAAAPSSESGRSLHLVEEDRGETILFDPGEAADALGLPESLIIEFVNDFVVQAREEKSRFEKAFEAGDIQTVNQTAHKLKGVAANLRIEDMRELMEKAQHAQTLEEAETYLTAFYRKLAALRNTMAKEFA, from the coding sequence GTGCTGATCTACAAAAACGACGGAACACTCCACTGCATATCGGAAAAGACCCTGAAACTGGCGGGTTACCGCGACGTGACCGAGTTTCTCGAAGACCACAAGGACTTCAGCGAACTCTTCGTCAAGAAACCGGGCTACATCTACAATTTCGAAAACTTTTCATGGCTCAGTTTTCTTCGCAACGCCAATCCCGAGCAGAAGCGGGTCCTCATCGCCACACGGGACAATGCCACCTATGAATGCGAGCTCGACATGGAGAGGGTTTTGCCTACGGAATTCGATGAAAACACTCCCGAATTCTATTTTCAGATTGAGTTCAAAAATCTCCGACTCGTCAGCGGAAGCGCCGCAGCGGCGGAAGAATCGGCGGAAGAGCCGGCATTCGGCGAAGTGGACCTGGACCGGGATCTGATCGACCGGGCCTACGAAACATTCGAAGGAGCCGAAGCGGCCCCCGCAGACACTAAACCCTCCTTCACGAAAGAAACTCCCGCGGAGGCCTCGGAAAGCGTTACATTCAAGACACCCGTGCCGGAAACGGTACGGGAGGAGCCCCCGCTTTTCGAAGCTTTTGAAGAAGAACCCGCGGAAACAACGGCACTCTCGTTTGATGCTGAAACGACGCAGGCCGCACCCGAAACACCGGAACCCGCGGCAGTCAAAAATTTCGATGAACCGCTCGATCTCGTCGACTTCTCCCTGGAGAATGAAGAGGAGAGAAAAGAGGAGAGTGAAGAAAAACCGGAAGAAGCCCCTGCCCTCTCCCTGGACGACGCTTTCGCCGCCCTCGGCACCCCGCAACAGAGCCGGGAGGAAGCGCAGCCGGCCGTCGAAACACCCTCTGCGGCACCCGGAAAAGAAGCGGCCCCTCCGGCAGGCGAAAAGGAAATTCCGGCGGAGCTGCCCGACACCCGCAGAGTCGCCGGCATTCTCGGACTTCCGGAAACCATGGTCAAAGCCTTCGTCAAAGAGTTCGTGGAAACCTATTACACCGATCTGCAGGAGTCGGAAGCGGCCTTGGAAAGCGGACACCTCCATCTTGTCAAAAACGAAGCCATCAAACTCAAGGGCATCGCCGCCAACCTGATGATGGAGCCGCTCGTCGCAACCCTGGAAGAGATACTTTCCGCACGGGGGAAAGAGGCGATCACATCGAAATGGAGAGAGGTCGGCGAATATATGCAGGCGCTGGCCCGTGTCTATGCTCCGGAACATGCTGTACCCGAAAAACCTGCCGAAACCCCGCAACCCGAAACAACCCAGGCACCCGAAACAGCGGAAGCGCCCGAAACGTCCGCCCCTGCCCCGGAGGAGGAAAGCGCCGCTGCGGCTCCCTCTTCCGAAAGCGGCAGAAGCCTGCATCTTGTCGAAGAGGATCGGGGAGAGACGATCCTCTTCGACCCGGGTGAAGCCGCCGATGCCCTGGGACTTCCGGAATCCCTCATTATCGAATTCGTCAACGATTTCGTCGTACAGGCCAGAGAGGAGAAGAGCCGGTTCGAAAAGGCGTTCGAAGCGGGAGACATCCAAACCGTGAACCAAACGGCACACAAACTCAAAGGGGTCGCGGCCAATCTGCGCATCGAGGATATGCGCGAACTGATGGAAAAAGCGCAGCACGCCCAAACACTGGAGGAGGCCGAAACCTATCTGACGGCTTTCTACCGAAAACTTGCGGCTCTGAGAAATACCATGGCAAAGGAATTCGCGTGA